ATTGATACTTTAGAAATTGTCATTGCTGATGCCAGAGGAACGAGAGCTTATGAAAGTTATTCTGGAGGAGAGGCATTTCGGATTAACTTTGCCATTAGATTAGCCTTAGCTAAAGTATTAGTCCAAAGATCGGGTTCGGCATTACAAATGCTAATTATTGATGAAGGATTTGGGACTCAAGATCGAGAAGGTTGTGAGAGATTGATAGCAGCAATCAATGCGATCGCATCTGACTTTGCTTGTATTTTAACTGTAACCCATATGCCCCAATTTAAAGAAGCTTTTCAAACTAGAATCGAGGTGCAAAAAACAGTTAATGGTTCTCAAGTTAGTTTGTTAACGTAGGGGTGAAGGAAGAAGTAAGAAGGAAGAGGGAAGAAGGGAAAGTAAATATGAAATTTAAACGCAGTTTATCCTAACTCTGTGAACTTTGTGTCTAAGCCTTCGGCAGGCTGCGCCAATGTGGTTCCTTCTTTTTACCAATCGAATATAAATGCTACAGATTGGATTGAATTAGTTCCTGATCCAGATCTGGAGGTACACCATTCCAAGGTGCAACTAGAGGTAACAAGAACAATCCTGGTAAAGCAAACACCATAGTGAGCAAGAAAAAATTTGACCAACCTGTAGCTTTAGCTAAATCTCCCGCAGGTCCTGCCAACACATCGCGACTAATTGCTAGTAAGCTGGAAAAGAGAGCGAATTGAGTAGTAGTAAAACGGCGATCGCACAAACTCATAATGTAAGCCACCGTGACGACAGCTACTAATCCCGCACAAAAGTTTTCGATATTAATCGCTACAACTAGTAAAGAGCTATTTTTCCCCGAAATAGCCAATAGATAATAACCAAAATTACTGATTAACTGTAAAACTCCAAACACCCATAGGGAACGGTACATCCCTATTTTAGTCATGATTAAACCACCTGTAAAAACCCCCACAGTGGTCGCAATAAACCCCATTCCTCCTTGAATTGTCCCAATTTCAGCTTTACTAAAACCTGCGGCGATTAAAAAAGGATTAGCCATATTTCCGACTAAAGCATCTCCTAGCTTATACAACAGGATAAAAACTAAGACCAAACTCCCCATTAACGCGCCTCTACGCCCAAAAAACTCTTGAAATGGCAAATAAACAGCATCTTGTAGAGTTTGGGGGATATCGGTTGAGTCAACAGAATTTCGCCGATTTTTACCTAGTAATAAAGAAGCAACTAACCATAACAATAATAAACCGCCAATAATCCAAGGAAGAGTAGTTAAAGCAATATAACCCGTCGCCGCACCCCAAAATAACCCACCGATTAAACCTATACCTAACCCTAAAAACAAAATATCTTTAGCTGTTGGAGGTGCGGAGTGTATATGTTGGCTGTATTCAGGTTCTTTTGTCCATAGAGTCGTCACAATCCCAATTCCCATCAAACCCGCCATGAGCAGATAAACTGTTCGCCAGGGTAGATATTGAGCCAGAACTAAAGCTAAGAAACTAGTTACTAGCAAAGCCATACGATATCCATACACCCAAACCGAAGCGCCAAATTCCCTTTCTTGAGGTTTGAGGACATCTGTGCGGTACGCATCCCCCACAATATCTTGACTAGCACTCAAGAAAGTAATTATTAAAGCCGTAGCAGCTAGAAGGGTAAGGACGCGGACATCTTGAGCGGGTTTTTGAAAGCCAATGGCAGCTATAGCTATTAAGAGAGCTATTTGGGTCAGAAATAGCCAACCCTTACGCCTGCCCAAGAAAGGGGGTGCAAATCTATCTAAAACAGGCGACCAAAGAAACTTTAAAGAGTAAGGTAAAGCTACTAAACTAAACCAACCAATTACCCCCAAATCCACCTTTTCCTCAGTCATCCAGACTTGCAGAGTTCTACTAGTGAGGAATAAAGGTAATCCAGATGAAAAGCCCAGTAGTAGTAAAGCTAGCATTTTGGGGCTGGTAAATGCTGTCAGCCAAGGTTTATTGGGTCGCATACCTAGTAGTTTTTTTTACGCCTATAGTTTGACCCATCTTGCCATAACTGGAGAACTATGCCCAAAAATTTTGGTATTAAGTACCTGGTCAAAATTAATTAGATAGTTGAGATCGGGAATCGGGAATTGGTTAGACAAAATATACAAATAATTTTGTTTAAGTACTTAAAACAGCATTAGGATGGGCATTGCCCATCCTACATCACACATCTCTAGAAACTAGGTATGCCATGCCAATTTGCAGGGTTTTAACCTAATTTTCGGAAATGTCTCTTTAACTACTTAGCAGCAGGAGCAAAAACTGAGTTATAGCCACGCCATACTCCCACTAAAACCCCCTGTACTTGAACTTCTATGGCTGAAACTTCAATGGGTTGATACTTATGATTAGCAGGCTTTAAAGTGACTGCATCTCCTTGGCGGTAAAAGCGCTTTAGAGTTGTGCCGTGTCCTTCTACCCGCGCCGCGACGATCGTACCATTTTTGACTGCTTCAGAATGAAGATGAGATTTCATAATTGCTACATCTCCTTCAGCGATCAAATCTTCAATCATGCTGTCTCCAACTACTCGCAAAGCATAGTAATTGGGACCGTTAAATAGGCTAGATAAGTCTAACTGTTCCTTCATGTCTGTGAAGGGTTCAACTAATCCACCAGCCGCGATCGCCCCTAAAATAGGTACGCCATTGTGAGTATCATCTGCCAAAATCCGAATGGTTCGTGCCTTACCCTCTAGCCATTCAATATAGCCTTTGGCTTTCAGGTGTTCCAAGCGACTTTGGATCGGTGCTGGCGATCGCAAATCCATTCCCTGCATCATTTGCCGAATTGACGGCGCGTGGCGATGCTCGCGGATATAATCTACTAACCAGTCATAAAGCTCTTGTTGAGCTTCAGTTAAAGTTTCCATAGGTTTGGTTTTGGGTTTCCAATATTAATGAGTTTTTACTCTCTACTTTCTAATGTATAGAACACAAGTACTATTGGTAAACCCGTAACTAAATATTTTGGCAAAAATTTAGATCGAAAATGCGATCGCGTTCTCGGTTTGTCTAAACTCCAAGGTTCGGATATCTTAAGGGTTGAGATAATAAACTGCCTATAATATGACCTCATTGCTTCCCCACCAAAAAGCCAAAGCCCTCAAACCAGGTAGCCGTCGCCCAGCCAAAGAACTTTGTAGCGAGTGCGGCTTATGCGATACCTATTACGTTCACTACGTTAAAGAAGCTTGCGCCTTTATTCATCAACAAATAGGCGAATTAGAGCAAGAAACTCATGGGCGCAGTCGCAATTTAGACAACTCTGATGATGTTTATTTCGGCGTACACCAAGAAATGATGGCGGCGCGGAAAACTGAACCGATTGAAGGCGCGCAATGGACGGGGATTGTTAGTAGCATTGCCATTGAAATGCTCAACCGAGGGCTGGTAGAAGGGGTTGTCTGCGTCCAAAATACCAAGGAAGACAGATTTCAACCCATGCCTGTGATCGCTCGGACTCCAGAGGAAATATTAGCGGCGCGGGTTAATAAACCAACTTTATCCCCCAATCTCTCGGTTTTAGAACAAATCGAGCAATCAGGAATGAAGCGCTTGTTAGTGATTGGCGTTGGCTGTCAAATTCAAGCTTTGCGGGCTGTAGAAAAGCAACTGGGATTGGAAAAACTTTACGTGTTGGGAACTCCCTGCGTAGATAACGTGACGCGGGCGGGATTGCAGAAGTTTTTAGATACGACTAGTAGATCTCCCGATACCGTAGTTTACTACGAGTTTATGCAAGATTTTCGCGTACATTTCAAGCATGAAGATGGTTCGACGGAAACAGTGCCATTTTTTGGCTTGAAGACGAATCAACTCAAAGATGTCTTTGCACCTTCTTGCATGAGTTGCTTTGATTACGTCAACTCTCTAGCCGATCTGGTGGTAGGTTATATGGGAGCGCCCTTCGGTTGGCAGTGGATCGTAGTGCGTAACCAGACGGGGAAAGAAATGCTCGATCTAGTGTCAGATCAAATTGAAAGACAGCCTGTAATGTCAAAAGGCGATCGCCGTCAAGCCGTCCAAAACAGCATTCCTGCTTACGATAAAGGTGTGACTCTCCCCATGTGGGCAGCAAAACTCATGGGAGTGGTAATCGAAAAAATAGGCCCACAAGGCTTAGAATATGCCCGTTTTTCCATCGATTCTCACTTTACCCGTAACTATCTCTATGTGAAGCGAAATCACCCAGAAAAGCTAGAAGATCATGTCCCCAGCTATGCCAAAAAGATTGTAAGTCAGTATAAATTGCCAGAATAGCCAAAAAATCAAGCTATGGCACTAACTGCTTCTTCCCAAACCAGCTAAACAGAAAAGATAGGTCATAGAGTTCACCTATGACCTAATTTAGAGATTTCAAATGTGCTACTTGTCCTTAAAGGATCGTCAGACTTCAGCAGCTTTTGGTTATTTTTGCAAGCTTTTTTCATGAGCTTTTTGCTGAGAAAACTCCTGCAAGCGAGACACAACGTTCCTTTCGCTGGCAGCAGGACTATGACCTTGAGTAGCCAAACCTTCAGTTGCACCACCAATAGAAGTCCAGTCAGCCAGACCACCTTTTAATTCAGCAACTTGGCTAAATCCAGCCTGTCTGAGAATATTAGCAGCAGTTGCAGTTTCTGCGTCTGTCGCGCCGTAGATATAAATATCTCGTTCCGACGACATATTGAACTTATTACCAGCTTCAAATTCCTCTAACGAGGCTAACATCGAACCTTTAATGTGACATTCATCGTAGGCAGAGCGATCGCGTGCGTCTAAAATAGTTAAAGCTGGTTCACCCCACTCCAGGCGCGACTTAAGTTCATGAGCAGTCGCCTGAGCGTGTAATGATGGTGGGATAGGTGTGACATTTGGCAGCTTATTTTTAGCCCTTTCAATCGCATCCTCGACGCTTGGCATATCTTGCAACTTATCTTTAGCTGCTTCTACCGTATTTCCTAGATTTTCTTTGGCTGTCTCAACCTTACCTTCGATGTTATCTTTGGCTGCCTCTACCGTATTTTCTACATTAGACTGGGTTGCTTTTACAGCATCTTCAGCTTTGGATAAATCGGTTCGATCCATGTTTTCTATGTCCGACATCGCTGCTACTTAACCTTATCTCATCACTTCGTAGAATAGCGGTGCAGACTGTTTCGGAGCCTCTTTCGAGATGCGTAACTCTTTTACCTCTATGGGTAGAAAAGCGCTAGGCGATAGCTATCTCATTTGGTACAGGTGGTAAGTTTTTTACTGGTAGTGTTGACTATACTAATGGCGATCGCATTCTATGCCCAATTTAACACTCATACTTGCTTGACCTTTGACAGTACAAATGGCGATAAAAACAGGAAATCAGACGATAAAGTTGGAATCGAGAACTTGTTCCACAGTATAGGGAAACTCAGTGGGAAATACTTCTAATGGATTTTGCGTCTCCTTCGCTGCATCTCTGCAAGCACGCCGATAATATTTTTCCAGCCACTCTGAGTCTTGGAGTAAACGTTTTAAACTAGGAGTATCTTCCAAGCAATCTTGGATCTTATCTCGACAATTGGAGATAGTATCATCCCAGCTTTTAGTTCTTCGTTCGGGCTGATACTGACACTTCAAAAGGTGCATTACCAAAACTTGAAAATAGCTGCCAAGTTCTCTTTGTTCGCTGCGCCCCAATGCTTCTATTTCCTCTGCCAAATTTTCAACATCTAGCCCTACCCAACATCCTTGGCGTAGGTATTTTGCCTGTTGTTGAGTCCATTCCAGGAAATCGCGATCGTAGAGTGTTATTTTACTCATTCACCCTCATTAGAAAAAAGTTCTTTAAGAGCATAGTTTTGTGCTATCAATTGCTACCTTTTAACAAAAGTAAATAACCAAAATTCTGACAGCACTAACAAGATAAGAATAAGAATGACAATAATAGTAACTATATTATTTACATCAAGAAAATGTAGCCAAACATAAAGGAAAGCAGCAGGTAAAAGTACTGGTGGAACAAGTCCCCAAAATGCTGCTTTTGGGGACTGGGGTTGATAAACCAGCCAATCAGCGAGTTTTGCGTTAAGGGTCTCATGGTTCTTCTGCCATAGTTTAACTCGACTTATAGCAGCATAGATACTTGAATAAAGAA
The DNA window shown above is from Merismopedia glauca CCAP 1448/3 and carries:
- a CDS encoding AmpG family muropeptide MFS transporter, with amino-acid sequence MRPNKPWLTAFTSPKMLALLLLGFSSGLPLFLTSRTLQVWMTEEKVDLGVIGWFSLVALPYSLKFLWSPVLDRFAPPFLGRRKGWLFLTQIALLIAIAAIGFQKPAQDVRVLTLLAATALIITFLSASQDIVGDAYRTDVLKPQEREFGASVWVYGYRMALLVTSFLALVLAQYLPWRTVYLLMAGLMGIGIVTTLWTKEPEYSQHIHSAPPTAKDILFLGLGIGLIGGLFWGAATGYIALTTLPWIIGGLLLLWLVASLLLGKNRRNSVDSTDIPQTLQDAVYLPFQEFFGRRGALMGSLVLVFILLYKLGDALVGNMANPFLIAAGFSKAEIGTIQGGMGFIATTVGVFTGGLIMTKIGMYRSLWVFGVLQLISNFGYYLLAISGKNSSLLVVAINIENFCAGLVAVVTVAYIMSLCDRRFTTTQFALFSSLLAISRDVLAGPAGDLAKATGWSNFFLLTMVFALPGLFLLPLVAPWNGVPPDLDQELIQSNL
- a CDS encoding Coenzyme F420 hydrogenase/dehydrogenase, beta subunit C-terminal domain; protein product: MTSLLPHQKAKALKPGSRRPAKELCSECGLCDTYYVHYVKEACAFIHQQIGELEQETHGRSRNLDNSDDVYFGVHQEMMAARKTEPIEGAQWTGIVSSIAIEMLNRGLVEGVVCVQNTKEDRFQPMPVIARTPEEILAARVNKPTLSPNLSVLEQIEQSGMKRLLVIGVGCQIQALRAVEKQLGLEKLYVLGTPCVDNVTRAGLQKFLDTTSRSPDTVVYYEFMQDFRVHFKHEDGSTETVPFFGLKTNQLKDVFAPSCMSCFDYVNSLADLVVGYMGAPFGWQWIVVRNQTGKEMLDLVSDQIERQPVMSKGDRRQAVQNSIPAYDKGVTLPMWAAKLMGVVIEKIGPQGLEYARFSIDSHFTRNYLYVKRNHPEKLEDHVPSYAKKIVSQYKLPE
- the lexA gene encoding transcriptional repressor LexA, yielding METLTEAQQELYDWLVDYIREHRHAPSIRQMMQGMDLRSPAPIQSRLEHLKAKGYIEWLEGKARTIRILADDTHNGVPILGAIAAGGLVEPFTDMKEQLDLSSLFNGPNYYALRVVGDSMIEDLIAEGDVAIMKSHLHSEAVKNGTIVAARVEGHGTTLKRFYRQGDAVTLKPANHKYQPIEVSAIEVQVQGVLVGVWRGYNSVFAPAAK
- a CDS encoding DUF29 domain-containing protein; amino-acid sequence: MSKITLYDRDFLEWTQQQAKYLRQGCWVGLDVENLAEEIEALGRSEQRELGSYFQVLVMHLLKCQYQPERRTKSWDDTISNCRDKIQDCLEDTPSLKRLLQDSEWLEKYYRRACRDAAKETQNPLEVFPTEFPYTVEQVLDSNFIV
- a CDS encoding rhodanese-like domain-containing protein, with the translated sequence MSDIENMDRTDLSKAEDAVKATQSNVENTVEAAKDNIEGKVETAKENLGNTVEAAKDKLQDMPSVEDAIERAKNKLPNVTPIPPSLHAQATAHELKSRLEWGEPALTILDARDRSAYDECHIKGSMLASLEEFEAGNKFNMSSERDIYIYGATDAETATAANILRQAGFSQVAELKGGLADWTSIGGATEGLATQGHSPAASERNVVSRLQEFSQQKAHEKSLQK